A stretch of Halichondria panicea chromosome 1, odHalPani1.1, whole genome shotgun sequence DNA encodes these proteins:
- the LOC135349565 gene encoding beta-2-glycoprotein 1-like, producing MPMIHAIVTCPSNPPPANRVTINGAPPLPALVGSTLSFTCNGQTLLATCESDGRWSHDPTTYDCPSVHCSLPPELCNGAIVDYDRLNETVVEGTVLTYQCDNEFSLTGPNNINCTNAGLWSIEPEAIKCVLRTEGSTVAILSTGEAIAISFVITFIVAAILGLLVMHLCSGSCKKAVYSPATKEQANIGPTAPVGPVYEEVSPKDEIELNTNQAYGPVAL from the exons ATGCCAATGATTCATGCTATTG TTACATGCCCCTCTAACCCACCACCTGCCAACCGAGTGACCATCAATGGTGCTCCTCCACTGCCTGCACTAGTAGGATCAACTCTTAGTTTCACTTGCAATGGACAGACGCTACTAGCAACCTGTGAGAGTGATGGACGATGGTCACATGACCCCACCACATATGACTGTCCCTCAG TGCACTGCTCTCTTCCTCCTGAGCTGTGCAATGGTGCTATAGTGGACTATGATAGGTTGAACGAGACAGTggtggagggaacagtgctgacttaccagtgtgacaatgaaTTCTCATTGACTGGACCCAACAACATCAATTGTACTAATGCTGGACTCTGGAGCATtgagcctgaggcaatcaAGTGTGTACTTAGGACTGAAG GTTCTACAGTCGCCATCCTATCTACTGGTGAAGCTATCGCTATAAGTTTTGTCATAACTTTCATTGTGGCTGCAATTCTtggactcctagtgatgcaCTTGTGCTCAGGCTCTTGTAAGAAGGCAGTATACTCTCCAGCAACTAAAGAACAAGCTAATATAGGACCCACTGCACcagttggtcctgtttatgaggaggtgtcacccaaagatgAGATTGAACTGAATACTAACCAGGCGTACGGACCTGTTGCACTATAA
- the LOC135343701 gene encoding uncharacterized protein LOC135343701 has protein sequence MQIQAVIIIIQLFTLAAATLTSTPTVACPDETVTFTCTLPGTMGVSIRWTVTPPPGLNVGSASGLVSNNVGTFTIGSDGFMFRADYSGFNGGMVTSTLTTLTMVTALAGAMVGCRVLGGAGEDQIPISVADPPSPPLNPRVSSTLTNSAPLISLWTGTLPPLLVVCLLAMSSPSPQHLSPGHQPPWRPPQYR, from the exons ATGCAAATACAAGCAGTTATTATCATCATTCAGTTGTTTACTCTTGCTGCAG CCACTCTGACATCCACTCCCACTGTGGCCTGTCCTGATGAAACTGTTACCTTCACCTGCACTCTGCCTGGTACTATGGGTGTATCCATTCGCTGGACAGTAACTCCACCACCTGGACTGAATGTGGGTAGTGCATCTGGATTAGTGAGTAACAATGTTGGAACATTTACTATTGGCTCTGATGGGTTTATGTTCCGGGCTGATTACTCCGGATTCAATGGAGGTATGGTAACATCTACCCTTACCACTCTCACCATGGTGACAGCGCTGGCTGGAGCTATGGTAGGCTGTAGAGTGTTAGGAGGAGCAGGGGAAGATCAAATACCCATCAGCGTGGCTG ATCCACCCTCCCCTCCACTGAACCCAAGAGTATCCTCCACTCTAACCAACTCAGCTCCTCTAATATCACTCTGGACTGGgaccctccctcctctactggtggtgtgtctgttagCTATGTCCTCAccatctccccaacacctctctccgGGTCACCAGCCACCGTGGAGACCACCTCAGTACAGATAA
- the LOC135343794 gene encoding complement factor H-like, with amino-acid sequence MSQESQIVHLMVCPTPSTAAMVTITNTPSVTIGRSVLTFTCSGDNEVRTSTCGSSGWSPDPGTFDCGSLITIACGSPAAPSRGSVDVRVGTPPFSLGSEVTYRCDEALFPLDVRTSTCTDVRGRGEWVENPGSLVCRERPVNCALPVEPCNGAIVDYELLNETVLEGTVLTYQCDNRLSLTGPNNITCTNAGVWSTEPDTIMCVLRMNEVSPAVPLSTGAAISISVVITFIVTIVIEFLARLLVTHFCCRKKAVYSPAAEGQANLTPTVPAGPVYEEVSPKEEIELNTNKAYGPLAL; translated from the exons ATGAGTCAAGAAAGTCAAATTGTACATTTGA TGGTGTGCCCCACACCATCTACTGCTGCTATGGTGACCATCACCAACACACCTTCAGTCACTATTGGTAGATCCGTGCTCACCTTCACTTGTAGTGGAGACAATGAAGTGAGGACCTCAACCTGTGGCAGTAGTGGGTGGTCTCCTGACCCTGGGACCTTTGACTGTGGCAGTCTGATTACAA TCGCTTGTGGTTCTCCTGCTGCACCGTCTAGAGGCAGTGTGGACGTCCGTGTTGGgacaccacccttctcactgGGTTCAGAGGTCACCTACCGTTGTGATGAGGCACTGTTCCCCCTTGATGtgaggaccagcacatgcactgatgtgcggggtaggggagagtgggtggagaatcctGGGAGCTTGGTGTGCAGGGAGAGGCCAG tTAACTGCGCTCTACCTGTTGAGCCCTGCAATGGTGCTATAGTGGACTATGAGTTGTTGAatgagacagtgttggagggaacagtgctgacttaccagtgtgacaatagactctcactgactggacccaacaacatcacttgcactaatgctggagtctggagcactgagcctgACACCATCATGTGTGTACTTAGAATGAATGAAG TGTCTCCTGCCGTCCCCCTATCTACTGGTGCAGCAATATCTATCAGCgtggtcatcactttcattgtgacTATCGTCATTGAATTCCTCGCTCGGCTCCTAGTGACCCACTTTTGCTgtcgtaagaaggcagtgtactcCCCGGCAGctgaaggacaagctaacTTAACACCCACTGTACCAGCTGGTCcagtttatgaggaggtgtcacccaaagaggagattgagcTAAACACTAACAAGGCATATGGACCATTAGCATTGTGA